GCCAGATGGGATCGAGCTCTTAGTTAAGCGCCATACTTTAACAAAAACACAAAGTGTGATGATCGGGGATGCGATCTATGATATCGAGATGGGGCAAAACGCTCAAGTCAAAACAGCCGGAGCGCTATGGGGCGCGCACGATCCGAAAGCCGTTACAGCTTTGAGTCCGACTTTTGCCTTAAAAGACCCAAAACAATTACTGACTTTACCATAACTAAAGTGGATCATTTAACATGAAAAATAAGCATTTTAAGTTTTGATCAAAAAGTGCGATGATAAAGATAGTTAAACAATGAGGTGATCAGAATGGAAAAAGCAATAGTCGTTTATTTTTCGTGTACCGATACGACCGCTAAAAAAGCAGAAGTTTTAGCTCAGATCCTCAAGACAAAGGCTTGGCGCTTACAGGCAAAGCTCCCTTATACTCAAGCTGATCTAACTTGGCAAAATGCAACAAGTCGTGCAAATCAAGAACAAGAGGATGAAACAAGTCGTCCTGAATTTGTCCCGTTAGAACTACCTGAATTTGAAACGTTATTTTTAGGTTATCCGACATGGTGGGGGCTTCCACCGCGCTTGATCGAGACGTTTTTAGAGAGCTTGGACCTAACTGGAAAACGCGTCGTATTATTTACGACTTCAGGTTCTTCGACACCAGAAAAGGGACTAGCAGAATTAAAACAGCTCTTTTCTCAAGAAAAATTTGGACCAGCTAAGCGTGTTAATAATGCGACAGCAACAGAATTGGCAGCTTGGATCAAAACATTGAAGTAAACTTTTATATAGCAACGAGCATGAAACGATGTTCGTGCTATTTTTTTGTTTATTTACGGCCCAAAATAACCTAGGTTATAATAATAAGTAGTACAAAACTAAAAAGGGGGTAGACGATGTTAGTATCAGCATTTGTGTTATTACTAGTATCGGTCTTTAGTTTAGTGATCTCGCGGCTCTTTCCGCGGATCTCAGTCAATTACGTGAGTACTTTTGTCGGGATCATCTGTGGGCTTATTCCGTTTATCGATCAAAAGGTCGAAACCTTTCACTCTGAAGTTTTTATGTTAACGATCATTGCGCCATTGCTATTTTTTGAAGGCTTTGCGACGCCGTTTGGAAATCTAAGGAATAAGTTGCGACAGATCATGGGGATCACCGTCGTGATGGTCTTATTGAGTACGATCGTAGCTGGAGTCGCGCTTCATTTAGCGATCGGCGTCAGTTTGCCGTTAGCCTTTGTGATGGCTGCGATCAGTACTCCGACTGATGCGACGGCAACTTCTTCGGTCTCAATGGGGTTGAAAATGCCTAAAAAGGCCAGCGAATATTTGCGCTTAGAATCACTTTTTAACGATGCTTCAGGCCTGATCTTATTACAAGCAACTGCTTTATGGCTCGTTAATGGACAGTTTAATTATCAAAAGACATTCGTTGATTTTTTGAGCTCTGCTTTAGGTGGGATCGCAGTCGGGATCGCTTGCTGTACGGTCGTGATGCTCTTTCGGCAACGCCTTTTACGCACGCTAGTCGATAGTTTGACTGTTCAGATCATGTTGTATATCTTAACACCGTATATCATTTATCTTGTGGCTGAAGAATTACATGTTTCAGGGATCTTAGCTGTCGTTGTAGCCGGGATCATGCACAATAGTGAAGCCCGTGTCTCACTTTTTGTCGATGCACGTTTGTCTTTTATCACGCGCAATACGACCGATATTATGAATAATCTTTTGAATAGTAGTGTTTTTGTGATCTTAGGGATCTTAGCTGTGCGGGTCTTTCGCGAGTATTTTAGTTTACAAAATATTGCGATCTGGGGGATCAGTGGGATCTTACTATATGTGATAGCTTTACTCGTGCGTTACTTTTACGCGCGCTATAAAATGCGAGAGACAAAGCAAAATGCGCTTGTTTTTGCCTTAGGTGGTGTGCATGGGGCAGTCACTTTAGCCCTTGTTTTTTCTTTACTGGAATTAGGTGTTTCTGACAAAGATTTTAGTTTGATCTTGATGGCCGAATTTATCTTGATCATCTTGAGTATGTTAGTGCCAACGGTCGTTTTTCGGTTTATCTTACCTAAGAAAAGAAGTGATGCTGAGATCTTGCAGTGTTTAAGCCAGATCAGAACTGAGATGGTCGAAGCAGCGCTTGCTGAAGTTGAACAGATGCACTTACCTAAGCCGGCTAAAAAAGTTATCAGTACGTATTTGCGTGACCAAGCTAAAGCAACTTCGATGAGCGAGTTCAACCGCCGTTTTGCCCGTGTTTTACGACTTCCTGAGATCCAAAATGATTTTTATCATAACTTCCGCTATCGCGTTTTTACCCGCTGTTTTGCGGTTGAAAGGGAATATTTGCAACAGGCAGTCGAAAAAGGACGGATCGAAGATACACATGCGGCTAAACTCTATCAAGAAGTTTTATTAGCAGAAGCGATGTTAGTTGATAATCGTGAAGATGAATAACAAAAAAGGACGCCTCGTTGCGTCCTTTTTGACTATCTTGTTTTTTCGCTGAGGATCTTACCGTTATCGGCATCTAACTTTAATTTGATCTTTTTATTGTTTTCGACGAGCTTGATCTTGTAGATGAGTTGATCGTTATCATTTAGATCAAGTTCAACTTCGTAAAGTTTAGCGTTAGGGTATTTTTCTTGGGCTTTCTTTTGAGCATCATCAAAAGAAAGTTTAGGGGTAGCTTTGCTCAATTTGACATCTTCAGCCTCGTCAGCGATATTTTCTGAGCTTGTTTTTAAAACTTTACCGTTATTACCGTCGATCTTGTATTCTTTTTCAGTTTCACCGTCTAAAACAGTTGCTTCATAGTAAACTTTG
This window of the Ligilactobacillus faecis genome carries:
- a CDS encoding flavodoxin; amino-acid sequence: MEKAIVVYFSCTDTTAKKAEVLAQILKTKAWRLQAKLPYTQADLTWQNATSRANQEQEDETSRPEFVPLELPEFETLFLGYPTWWGLPPRLIETFLESLDLTGKRVVLFTTSGSSTPEKGLAELKQLFSQEKFGPAKRVNNATATELAAWIKTLK
- a CDS encoding cation:proton antiporter, translated to MLVSAFVLLLVSVFSLVISRLFPRISVNYVSTFVGIICGLIPFIDQKVETFHSEVFMLTIIAPLLFFEGFATPFGNLRNKLRQIMGITVVMVLLSTIVAGVALHLAIGVSLPLAFVMAAISTPTDATATSSVSMGLKMPKKASEYLRLESLFNDASGLILLQATALWLVNGQFNYQKTFVDFLSSALGGIAVGIACCTVVMLFRQRLLRTLVDSLTVQIMLYILTPYIIYLVAEELHVSGILAVVVAGIMHNSEARVSLFVDARLSFITRNTTDIMNNLLNSSVFVILGILAVRVFREYFSLQNIAIWGISGILLYVIALLVRYFYARYKMRETKQNALVFALGGVHGAVTLALVFSLLELGVSDKDFSLILMAEFILIILSMLVPTVVFRFILPKKRSDAEILQCLSQIRTEMVEAALAEVEQMHLPKPAKKVISTYLRDQAKATSMSEFNRRFARVLRLPEIQNDFYHNFRYRVFTRCFAVEREYLQQAVEKGRIEDTHAAKLYQEVLLAEAMLVDNREDE
- a CDS encoding PepSY domain-containing protein; protein product: MKIQTKKRPLIAALGGLALLTASLIPAGTALADTPKNLNAKLDFDKAQEIVLKEAKQGKLVNLELEGKKNKVYYEATVLDGETEKEYKIDGNNGKVLKTSSENIADEAEDVKLSKATPKLSFDDAQKKAQEKYPNAKLYEVELDLNDNDQLIYKIKLVENNKKIKLKLDADNGKILSEKTR